From Pontibacter actiniarum, a single genomic window includes:
- a CDS encoding Dps family protein gives MKKVREKNEYEGNPVGLSKDTATAMAKELDRHLASFIVLYHQYHKHHWLVEGPQFRDLHLFFEEHYNELHAQYDAIAERLTVMGYCPTCHPANQLKIAYLEHEEEGEFRIREMLEKDMDDEKTIAVELRKSIKKALEHEDFATKSLLEGILLKTEDRCHHIEHFLGEDGLSIGLIAKPSDIMEDGEAEDAKAKAKKKAKA, from the coding sequence ATGAAAAAAGTAAGAGAGAAAAACGAATATGAGGGGAATCCGGTAGGGCTGTCGAAAGACACGGCAACGGCCATGGCCAAAGAGCTGGACCGCCACCTGGCTTCCTTTATTGTGCTATACCACCAATACCATAAACACCACTGGCTGGTGGAGGGGCCGCAGTTCCGCGACCTGCACCTGTTTTTTGAAGAGCACTACAACGAGCTGCACGCGCAGTACGACGCCATTGCCGAGCGCCTGACGGTTATGGGCTACTGCCCTACCTGCCACCCGGCCAACCAGCTGAAGATCGCTTACCTGGAGCACGAGGAGGAGGGCGAGTTCCGCATCCGCGAGATGCTGGAAAAGGACATGGACGATGAGAAAACCATTGCCGTGGAGCTGCGCAAGTCAATCAAAAAGGCTCTGGAGCATGAGGACTTCGCGACCAAATCACTGCTGGAAGGCATTTTGCTGAAAACCGAGGACCGCTGCCACCACATCGAGCACTTCCTCGGCGAAGACGGCCTTTCGATTGGCCTGATCGCAAAGCCAAGTGACATTATGGAAGACGGAGAGGCAGAAGACGCCAAAGCCAAGGCGAAGAAGAAAGCGAAAGCGTAA
- a CDS encoding S1 RNA-binding domain-containing protein produces MVDLGNYNELEIAREVDFGVYLTSDDGDILLPGKYLPEGAKVGDKLRVFVYRDSEDRMIATTLEPYATINEFACLTCTDETPFGAFLDWGLEKDLLVPLNNQKNKMQVGRKYCVYVYLDESSDRVVATSKLGKYLHNEDIKLSEGDEVQLLVAGLTDIGMKVIINGEYMGILYKNEVFQDLRIGDKTTGYIKLIRPDNKIDVTLRKPGINQKEEKDEAADKIMRSLEQGSGWMPLSDSSSPEDIYQTLGMSKKTFKRAIGSLYKAGKISIEPDSIRLKKS; encoded by the coding sequence ATGGTAGATTTAGGCAATTACAACGAGCTGGAGATAGCCCGTGAGGTAGACTTTGGCGTTTACCTCACCTCAGACGACGGAGACATTCTGTTGCCGGGCAAGTATTTACCCGAAGGCGCAAAGGTAGGCGACAAACTGCGCGTTTTCGTGTACCGCGACTCCGAAGACCGCATGATCGCCACTACCCTGGAGCCCTACGCCACCATCAACGAGTTCGCCTGCCTCACCTGCACCGACGAAACGCCCTTCGGCGCCTTTCTGGACTGGGGCCTGGAAAAGGACCTGCTGGTGCCGCTCAACAACCAGAAAAACAAAATGCAGGTAGGCCGCAAGTACTGCGTGTACGTGTACCTGGACGAGAGCTCTGACCGTGTAGTAGCCACCTCCAAGCTGGGGAAATACCTGCACAACGAAGACATCAAGCTAAGTGAGGGAGACGAGGTGCAGCTATTGGTGGCCGGCCTTACCGATATCGGCATGAAGGTTATCATCAACGGCGAGTACATGGGCATCCTCTATAAAAACGAAGTGTTCCAGGACCTGCGCATCGGCGATAAAACCACAGGCTATATCAAGCTTATCCGCCCTGACAACAAGATTGACGTAACGCTGCGCAAGCCGGGCATTAACCAGAAGGAGGAGAAAGACGAAGCCGCAGACAAAATCATGCGCTCGCTGGAGCAGGGCAGCGGCTGGATGCCCCTCTCGGACAGCAGCTCGCCCGAAGACATTTACCAGACGCTGGGCATGAGCAAGAAAACGTTCAAACGCGCTATCGGCAGCCTGTATAAAGCCGGCAAGATCTCAATTGAGCCGGACAGCATCAGGCTGAAGAAGAGTTAA